A single Triticum dicoccoides isolate Atlit2015 ecotype Zavitan chromosome 2A, WEW_v2.0, whole genome shotgun sequence DNA region contains:
- the LOC119357548 gene encoding receptor-like protein kinase THESEUS 1: MAATTTDAAAAGLVLLLLISHLAVAVEVAGDPLLLACGAPAAITLPDGRVFLPDSNVSISPPHASRTTTTTASSPLYSAARVFSAEATYSLPVPRSPHRHLLPVPRSPHRHLLLRLHFPQPAQFAVAAGDLELVSVPRPASRATRGRHRYREYLLPHRGGGLLRLLISPRPGSLALLSAVELFPAPDALLPLPLNPPEPFRLAETFYRVNAGAARGEASLNDSFWRLWEGDAAYLLNPAAARSVSVDPASVRYPAGAGPPYAAPAAVYADAQEMADAGVGNQRFNLSWAFPVDPGFRYSVRLHLCDIVGRNSTDLVFDAYINGDAVLSSFDLSGKLGLFNAYFVDFIAAVPPGSEKILLQLGPPRLSYSKPNAILNGVEIMKLGDQETVRRADTLNTAPAGSMAARKKKIAVVTAATTGGAVLITICIVGALLLFRHRRRSKKQRRSLSRLPSSSIGLHTHTGISASKVSAARSHSRPSSGPSLSIGQIRRATNDFDEGRVVGVGGFGKVYRGVLENGTAVAVKRGNPRSQQGLQEFRTEIEMLSRLRHRHLVSLIGYCHEDNEMALVYEFMAGGPLRRHLYGAPGAPATLPPLSWKQRLEACVGAAKGLHYLHTGVSEAIIHRDVKTTNILLDGSLSAKVSDFGLSMPAPAVDEAAHVSNNAVKGSFGYLDPDYLRRQTLTDKSDVYSFGVVLLEVLCARPAVDPALPREQASLVDWAMVEGRTLGGLERVMDPRLAGGVGAASLRKLGETAEKCLAEYGADRPAMGDVLWSLECALRLQEAFLSSGGEGSSGIAYGGQGSSGGWRW; the protein is encoded by the coding sequence ATGGCCGCTACCAccaccgacgccgccgccgccggcctggtcctcctcctcctcatctcccACCTTGCGGTGGCGGTGGAGGTCGCCGGCGACCCTCTCCTCCTCGCGTGCGGCGCGCCAGCCGCCATCACCCTCCCCGACGGCCGCGTCTTCCTCCCGGACTCCAATGTCTCCATCTCCCCTCCCCACGCctcccgcaccaccaccaccacggcgtCCTCGCCGCTCTACTCCGCGGCGCGCGTCTTCTCCGCCGAGGCCACCTACTCCCTCCCCGTCCCCCGCTCGCcccaccgccacctcctccccgtccCCCGCTCGCcccaccgccacctcctcctccgcctccactTCCCCCAGCCCGCGCAGTTCGCCGTCGCCGCGGGTGACCTCGAGCTCGTCTCCGTCCCCCGTCCGGCCTCTCGTGCAACCAGGGGTCGCCACCGCTACCGCGAGTACCTGCTGCCGCACCGCGGCGGCGGCCTCCTGCGCCTACTCATCTCGCCGCGCCCCGGCTCCCTCGCTCTCCTCAGCGCCGTCGAGCTCTTCCCGGCGCCCGACGCCCTGCTCCCGCTCCCGCTCAACCCGCCGGAGCCTTTCCGGCTCGCCGAGACCTTCTACCGCGTCAATGCCGGCGCGGCGCGCGGGGAGGCCTCGCTCAACGACTCCTTCTGGAGGCTGTGGGAGGGGGACGCCGCGTACCTCCTCAACCCCGCGGCCGCGCGCTCCGTCTCCGTCGACCCGGCCAGCGTTCGCTACCCCGCGGGGGCCGGCCCGCCGTACGCCGCTCCGGCCGCGGTGTACGCGGACGCGCAGGAGATGGCCGACGCAGGGGTCGGCAACCAGCGGTTCAACCTGTCGTGGGCGTTCCCCGTCGACCCGGGCTTCCGCTACTCCGTCAGGCTGCACCTCTGCGACATCGTCGGCCGCAACTCCACCGACCTGGTCTTCGACGCCTACATCAACGGCGACGCCGTGCTCAGCTCCTTCGATCTCTCCGGCAAGCTCGGGCTGTTCAACGCCTACTTCGTGGATTTCATCGCCGCCGTCCCGCCAGGGTCCGAGAAAATCTTGCTGCAGCTTGGGCCGCCTCGTCTGTCATACTCGAAGCCGAACGCCATCCTCAATGGCGTCGAGATCATGAAGCTCGGCGACCAGGAGACGGTGCGCCGTGCCGACACCCTCAATACTGCTCCGGCGGGATCAATGGCCGCGCGCAAGAAGAAGATTGCAGTTGTCACCGCCGCAACCACCGGCGGAGCAGTGCTCATCACCATCTGCATCGTGGGGGCACTGCTGCTCTTCAGGCATCGCCGAAGGAGCAAGAAACAACGGCGGTCCCTCAGCCGGCTGCCGTCCTCCTCCATAGGCCTCCACACGCACACCGGCATCTCGGCATCCAAGGTCTCAGCCGCGAGAAGCCACAGCCGCCCGTCCTCAGGGCCGTCCCTCAGCATCGGCCAGATAAGGCGGGCGACCAACGACTTCGACGAGGGCCGGGTGGTCGGCGTCGGCGGGTTCGGCAAGGTGTACAGGGGGGTCCTGGAGAACGGCACGGCGGTGGCCGTGAAGCGCGGGAACCCGCGGTCGCAGCAGGGCCTGCAGGAGTTCCGCACGGAGATCGAGATGCTGTCCAGGCTCCGGCACCGCCACCTGGTGTCCCTCATCGGGTACTGCCACGAGGACAACGAGATGGCGCTGGTCTACGAGTTCATGGCCGGCGGGCCGCTCCGGCGCCACCTGTACGGCGCTCCTGGTGCGCCCGCCACGCTCCCGCCGCTGTCGTGGAAGCAGAGGCTCGAGGCCTGCGTCGGCGCGGCCAAGGGCCTGCACTACCTTCATACCGGCGTCTCCGAGGCGATCATCCACCGGGACGTGAAGACCACCAACATCCTCCTCGACGGGAGCCTCTCCGCCAAGGTCTCCGACTTCGGGCTGTCGATGCCGGCGCCGGCCGTCGACGAGGCGGCGCATGTGAGCAACAACGCGGTGAAAGGCAGCTTCGGGTACCTGGACCCGGACTACCTCAGGCGGCAGACGCTGACGGACAAGTCGGACGTGTACTCCTTCGGCGTGGTGCTCCTGGAGGTGCTCTGCGCCAGGCCGGCCGTCGACCCGGCGCTGCCCCGCGAGCAGGCGAGCCTCGTGGACTGGGCGATGGTGGAGGGGCGGACGCTCGGCGGGCTGGAGAGGGTGATGGACCCCCGGCTCGCGGGCGGCGTCGGCGCCGCCTCGCTGCGCAAGTTGGGCGAGACCGCGGAGAAGTGCCTCGCGGAGTACGGCGCCGATCGGCCGGCGATGGGCGACGTGCTGTGGAGCTTGGAGTGCGCGCTCCGGCTGCAGGAGGCGTTCCTGAGCTCCGGCGGCGAGGGGAGCAGCGGCATTGCGTACGGCGGGCAGGGTTCCTCTGGTGGGTGGCGATGGTGA
- the LOC119353089 gene encoding telomeric repeat-binding factor 2-like yields MVARATQQASTTMPPLAAADAFRVLEFVAGNRRVPHSLLAGLLAALPPVSPHTSPRLRKAIALRALDAALSGSDADGSGEVLRKARDVLADPGVAACFPDHLAVVRDDVAALRRLVDAEWESLPPSELELEADRIAGAGALDTWANADQDTRKKLRRLVGESTAREILGKLGQDPSKAPQVDEAANAPSTSGANEGDRAQQDDEAHLGRGKGEASLAQEDCARHQQEPVERTTDARIPEKPVTSAATKGKEQATSSHVTGQAAPDHNKSHPVTGPKPSLMERKPSAIVYQWDSGDSDSERPPHQRRLPNYERRMRPPPAVPYKTRKKWTEIQERTLIDGVDKYGKGNWKDIKIAYPDVFQDRSTVDMKDKFRNMGRH; encoded by the exons ATGGTGGCCCGGGCGACCCAGCAGGCCAGCACCACCATGCCGCCCCTGGCCGCCGCCGACGCCTTCCGCGTGCTCGAGTTCGTCGCCGGCAACCGCCGCGTCCCCCACTCCCTCCTCGCCGGCCTGCTCGCCGCCCTCCCGCCCGTCTCCCCGCACACCTCCCCGCGCCTGCGCAAGGCCATCGCGCTccgcgccctcgacgccgccctgtCGGGCTCTGACGCCGACGGCTCCGGCGAGGTCCTCCGCAAGGCCCGCGACGTCCTCGCCGACCCTGGCGTCGCGGCCTGCTTCCCCGACCACCTCGCCGTCGTCCGCGACGACGTGGCCGCCCTCAGGCGCCTCGTGGACGCCGAGTGGGAGAGCCTCCCTCCCTCCGAGCTCGAGCTCGAGGCCGACCGGATCGCCGGCGCCGGAGCCCTCGACACGTGGGCGAACGCCGACCAGGACACGCGCAAGAAGCTTCGCCGGCTCG TAGGGGAGTCGACGGCGCGTGAGATTTTAGGCAAGCTTGGGCAAGATCCATCCAAGGCTCCTCAAGTTGATGAGGCGGCCAATGCGCCCAGCACAAGTGGTGCGAACGAGGGTGATCGTGCTCAGCAAGATGATGAAGCTCATCTTGGTAGGGGAAAAGGAGAAGCTAGCCTTGCCCAAGAGGATTGCGCTCGACATCAACAAGAGCCAGTAGAAAGAACGACCGATGCTCGAATTCCTGAAAAGCCGGTAACAAGCGCAGCAACCAAGGGCAAGGAGCAAGCTACGTCTTCTCATGTCACCGGACAGGCTGCCCCTGACCATAACAAGAGCCATCCAGTAACAGGTCCTAAGCCTAGTCTTATGGAGAGGAAACCTAGTGCAATCGTTTATCAG TGGGATTCTGGCGACTCCGACTCTGAAAGGCCGCCACATCAGCGCCGGTTACCGAATTACGAAAGGAGGATGAGGCCTCCGCCCGCAGTTCCATACAAAACAAGAAAGAAATGGACCGAGATACAAGAGAGAACCCTGATCGATGGGGTTGACAA GTACGGTAAAGGCAACTGGAAGGACATCAAGATCGCCTACCCGGACGTGTTTCAAGACAGATCGACG GTGGATATGAAGGACAAGTTCAGGAACATGGGGAGGCACTAA